From Candidatus Babeliales bacterium, one genomic window encodes:
- a CDS encoding cation transporting ATPase C-terminal domain-containing protein yields MKNKIFPILKNQLINLFTGMLLVVTVIYFVAGHVVGGILVLLIAIINIIIGFYQEYQSYKAMVFLRIPQEKDGISHDTTSNLIKGTMHLTYVILFFVLVSLVLVFFINMFIERELSTWLEFMLFSMALAISAIPSSVSTVITFCLTKGAMALHDHKMIIRRLSAIEQLAGIEVLCIDITKTLDDSTFIFDEKDFSRSDVSALEKMRSLGLQIKIVSEDSVEIVGAIAERIGLAKDKDATVSGSDLTHSTEEQKMSLIHRGTVFTELTSDQKYQMIAYLQGKYSVAYMSNLIHDIPTLTIAKVSIVSGDVAPEMREVGTVILLEKSLLTLGLGIEECRKILINILKYVKITVSSNLGNFYAIAFSSLLINYLPMLPLQLLFLDLISDFPLVAISTDLVDKDELQKSLHFSIKDIFVTLLFGLVSVPFNFMIFILFKHHPGTLQTNWFISVALAQLALIFSLRTEVLFLRYKLPSITLISLCIFSAFIVMVLPFTIIGQETFLFVQPQFEDLLKIGSITIAYFVTIEIVKLFYYRRQEDK; encoded by the coding sequence ATGAAAAATAAAATTTTTCCAATTTTAAAAAATCAGTTAATTAATCTTTTCACTGGCATGCTTCTTGTTGTTACAGTAATCTATTTTGTTGCAGGGCATGTAGTTGGAGGTATCCTTGTACTCCTTATTGCGATAATCAATATAATTATAGGTTTTTATCAGGAGTATCAAAGCTATAAGGCAATGGTATTTTTGAGAATACCTCAAGAAAAAGATGGCATATCTCATGATACAACAAGCAATCTTATTAAAGGAACGATGCATCTTACATATGTAATTCTTTTTTTTGTTTTAGTTAGCCTAGTTCTTGTATTTTTTATTAATATGTTTATTGAACGAGAACTGTCGACATGGTTAGAATTTATGTTGTTTTCTATGGCGTTGGCAATTAGTGCAATTCCTTCATCTGTAAGCACAGTTATTACTTTTTGCCTAACAAAAGGTGCAATGGCATTACACGATCATAAAATGATTATAAGACGATTGTCAGCAATAGAGCAGCTAGCGGGTATTGAAGTATTGTGTATTGATATAACCAAAACATTGGATGATAGTACATTCATTTTTGACGAAAAAGATTTTTCACGTAGCGATGTTTCTGCATTGGAAAAAATGCGTTCTTTAGGACTACAGATTAAAATTGTGAGTGAAGATAGTGTTGAGATTGTCGGTGCTATTGCAGAACGCATAGGTTTAGCAAAGGATAAGGATGCTACTGTATCTGGTTCTGATCTTACACATAGTACCGAAGAACAAAAAATGTCACTTATTCATAGAGGCACTGTTTTTACAGAACTGACATCTGATCAGAAATATCAAATGATTGCTTATTTACAAGGGAAATATTCTGTTGCATACATGAGTAATTTGATTCATGATATACCAACTCTTACTATTGCCAAAGTTAGTATTGTGTCTGGTGATGTAGCACCAGAAATGCGCGAAGTGGGAACAGTTATATTATTGGAAAAAAGTTTGCTTACGCTTGGTCTTGGTATAGAGGAATGCAGAAAAATTTTGATTAATATTCTTAAGTACGTAAAAATTACCGTTTCATCTAATTTAGGTAATTTTTACGCAATTGCCTTTTCATCCTTACTTATTAATTATTTACCAATGTTACCGCTACAATTATTGTTTTTGGATTTGATAAGCGATTTTCCTCTGGTTGCTATTTCAACAGACTTGGTAGACAAAGATGAATTGCAAAAATCTTTACATTTTTCTATAAAAGATATCTTTGTGACTCTTTTGTTTGGTTTAGTGAGTGTACCCTTTAACTTCATGATTTTTATTCTCTTCAAACATCATCCAGGGACATTGCAAACAAATTGGTTTATTTCAGTTGCTCTTGCCCAGTTGGCTCTTATATTTTCTTTAAGAACGGAGGTATTATTTTTACGATATAAGCTTCCATCTATAACGCTTATTAGTCTTTGTATTTTTTCCGCTTTTATCGTAATGGTTTTACCATTTACCATTATTGGACAAGAAACATTCCTGTTTGTGCAGCCTCAATTTGAAGATCTACTCAAAATAGGGTCTATCACCATTGCTTACTTTGTTACGATTGAAATAGTAAAGTTATTTTATTATCGAAGGCAAGAGGATAAGTAA
- a CDS encoding HAD-IC family P-type ATPase: MENKKFSFYTNISIADALADVHASTSGLTQEEVGKRLAIYGLNEIKEVDVTWFEILKGQLLSPFMCIFFVIGLAYLLTGKVAECIIIFAIIAVNVGIGFYQEYRSNTAMQALKKCLMSQVTVKRAGNESNIDINQLVPGDLMILYAGDVIPADCRFIEVHNLIIDESSLTGESVAVVKSADAMDEAVTDMYKAENIGFTGTVITQGKGVGVVIGTGSHTALGTLAALTNTVSSKSSLEKGSVSIARFTIYLIFFSLLLTALVHIVVHKGELNFVDFFLFAAALTITAIPEGLPMVITFCLSQGASSLKKNNVIVKRLSAIGDLGSIEVFCTDKTGTLTENALSVENIYGADPDATLVYAILSSAQMAAKENTTKGFDLALQKKLTPEHTAHIGKHTLLKESPFTPQKRQCLALVHKEDVHTLIIKGSPEIVIQKCPFLNEQEKKTIHDWIDTEESKGNRILAIATKNSASYSADSYDITADDHDYETIGLIAFQDPLKSTALTTVKKAESLGIQIKILSGDSKNVCFTIARQLGLEENVDNVVLGTDFEKATEEEKIFLANNRSVFARVNPEQKYEIIKHLKQKYSVGYMGDGINDAPALKIAHVSFAVNDAASVAREAAEIILLRKSLSSVILGIEEGRRTIVNTLKYTKMTNAPSFGHFYALAVASLLVSYPPMLPMQLLFLNLLTDLPMIAIATDNVSDEEVQKPLTYDMTDAAILIVLFGTIMFIADITIFLVFRSHFPATLQTSWFITSTISEVIFIFLFRAPMLFFRAPRPSNLLIGLSLLVISTALILPFTAIGHKIFLFTSPRWEHAPWLIGVIIFNMVIAECVKLTYYYCKNRKNEK; encoded by the coding sequence ATGGAAAATAAAAAATTTTCTTTTTATACCAACATTTCAATTGCTGATGCACTTGCTGATGTGCACGCATCAACTTCAGGTTTAACACAAGAGGAAGTTGGTAAACGTCTTGCTATATATGGTCTTAATGAAATTAAAGAAGTTGATGTTACATGGTTTGAAATATTAAAAGGACAGTTGCTCAGTCCTTTTATGTGTATTTTTTTTGTGATTGGTCTTGCGTATTTACTCACGGGCAAAGTCGCTGAGTGCATTATTATTTTTGCAATTATTGCGGTGAATGTGGGTATTGGGTTTTATCAGGAATATCGCAGTAATACAGCAATGCAGGCGCTCAAAAAATGTCTTATGTCACAAGTGACTGTCAAGCGTGCTGGTAATGAATCTAATATTGATATCAATCAACTCGTTCCTGGTGACCTTATGATTTTATATGCAGGTGATGTTATTCCTGCTGATTGTCGGTTTATTGAGGTTCATAACTTAATAATTGATGAATCAAGTTTGACGGGAGAATCGGTTGCTGTTGTAAAAAGTGCGGATGCAATGGATGAAGCGGTAACTGATATGTATAAGGCAGAAAATATAGGATTTACTGGTACTGTTATAACACAAGGCAAAGGGGTTGGTGTGGTGATTGGTACTGGTTCACATACGGCACTTGGCACTCTTGCAGCATTGACTAACACAGTAAGCTCAAAGAGTAGTCTTGAAAAAGGTTCCGTTTCGATTGCACGGTTTACCATTTATCTTATTTTTTTTAGTTTGCTGTTAACCGCTTTGGTGCATATTGTTGTGCATAAAGGTGAACTTAATTTTGTCGATTTTTTTCTTTTTGCAGCAGCACTTACTATTACGGCAATTCCAGAAGGTTTGCCAATGGTTATCACATTTTGTTTATCTCAAGGTGCTTCATCATTGAAAAAAAACAATGTGATTGTAAAGCGATTGTCAGCAATTGGTGACCTTGGTAGCATTGAAGTTTTTTGCACTGATAAAACAGGAACATTAACAGAAAATGCATTGAGTGTTGAAAATATTTATGGTGCAGATCCTGATGCAACATTGGTATATGCGATTCTTTCTTCTGCGCAAATGGCAGCAAAAGAAAATACGACAAAAGGTTTTGATTTAGCACTACAAAAAAAATTAACACCAGAACATACTGCTCATATTGGAAAACATACATTGCTCAAAGAATCGCCATTTACGCCACAAAAAAGACAATGTTTGGCGCTTGTGCATAAAGAAGATGTGCACACGCTTATTATCAAGGGGTCTCCAGAAATTGTGATTCAAAAATGTCCTTTTTTAAATGAGCAAGAAAAGAAAACGATTCATGATTGGATTGATACGGAAGAATCAAAGGGAAACCGTATTTTGGCAATTGCTACAAAAAATAGTGCTTCTTACTCTGCTGATTCGTATGACATTACGGCAGACGATCATGATTATGAAACAATTGGTCTTATTGCATTCCAAGATCCACTTAAAAGTACTGCTTTGACAACGGTAAAAAAAGCAGAATCATTGGGCATTCAGATTAAAATACTCAGCGGTGATAGTAAAAATGTTTGTTTTACCATAGCAAGGCAATTGGGGCTTGAAGAAAATGTTGATAATGTTGTACTGGGCACAGATTTTGAAAAAGCTACTGAAGAAGAAAAAATATTTTTGGCGAATAACAGATCTGTTTTTGCGCGAGTAAATCCCGAACAAAAGTACGAAATCATTAAACACTTAAAGCAAAAATATTCAGTCGGTTACATGGGAGATGGTATTAATGATGCACCTGCGCTTAAAATTGCACACGTAAGTTTTGCTGTTAATGATGCTGCATCAGTTGCGCGTGAAGCTGCTGAAATAATATTGCTGCGCAAAAGTTTAAGTTCGGTTATTTTAGGAATTGAAGAAGGTAGACGCACTATTGTTAATACACTCAAATATACAAAAATGACTAATGCACCAAGTTTTGGTCATTTTTATGCGCTTGCTGTTGCATCATTACTTGTTAGCTATCCACCAATGTTGCCGATGCAATTACTATTTTTAAATTTACTCACCGATTTGCCGATGATTGCCATTGCTACTGATAATGTGAGCGATGAAGAAGTGCAAAAACCGCTCACGTATGATATGACTGATGCGGCAATTTTAATTGTATTATTTGGTACCATTATGTTTATTGCAGACATCACGATATTTTTGGTATTCAGATCACACTTTCCTGCAACGTTGCAAACAAGTTGGTTTATAACGAGTACTATTTCTGAAGTTATTTTTATATTTTTATTCCGTGCTCCGATGTTGTTTTTCAGAGCTCCCCGACCATCAAATTTATTGATAGGACTTTCTCTTCTTGTTATCTCTACAGCACTTATTTTACCGTTTACTGCTATTGGGCATAAAATATTTCTGTTTACATCACCGCGTTGGGAACATGCTCCATGGTTAATTGGTGTGATTATATTTAACATGGTGATTGCTGAGTGTGTTAAGTTGACGTACTATTATTGTAAGAATAGAAAAAATGAAAAATAA